One region of Etheostoma cragini isolate CJK2018 chromosome 16, CSU_Ecrag_1.0, whole genome shotgun sequence genomic DNA includes:
- the tmem120b gene encoding transmembrane protein 120B yields MSKPKFQAEWEEIDEEYQQLQETHKIYRQKLEELTNLQTTCSSAISKQRKCLKDLKRSLTKCSKTCDKKELELIKDIKTQIKDKENVFFDMEAYLPKKNGLYLNLVLGNVNVTLLSNQAKFAYKDEYEKFKLYMTIILMFGAITCLFFLNCRVTDEIFNFLLVWYYCTLTIRESILMSNGSRIKGWWVSHHYVSTFLSGVMLTWPEGPMYQMFRSQFLAFSIYQSFVQFLQYYYQSGCLYRLRALGERNQLDLTVEGFQSWMWRGLTFLLPFLFFGHFWQLYNSVTLFRLGRHENCKEWQVFMLALTFLVLFLGNFLTTVKVVHQKVQKKQEKVQKND; encoded by the exons ATGTCCAAACCAAAGTTTCAGGCGGAGTGGGAGGAAATTGACGAGGAATATCAACAATTACAG GAAACTCACAAAATATACAGACAGAAACTTGAGGAGCTCACCAATCTTCAGACAACCTGCAGCAGCGCAATCAGTAAACAGAGAAAATGCCTCAAAGACCTAAAGCGCAGCTTGACCAA GTGTTCAAAAACCTGCGACAAGAAAGAATTGGAACTAATAAAAgacatcaaaacacaaattaaagataaagaaaatgtcttttttgataTGGAAGCATATTTGCCAAAGAAAAACGG gttGTACCTAAATTTGGTCCTGGGCAATGTGAACGTAACTCTTCTCAGCAACCAGGCCAA ATTTGCCTACAAAGATGAATATGAGAAGTTCAAGCTTTACATGACAATAATCCTGATGTTTGGAGCAATAACCTGTCTATTCTTTCTCAACTGTCG AGTCACTGATGAAATCTTCAACTTTTTGCTGGTGTGGTACTACTGCACACTGACCATAAGGGAAAGCATCCTCATGAGCAATGGCTCCAG GATCAAAGGTTGGTGGGTGTCTCACCATTATGTATCCACCTTTCTGTCAGGAGTGATGCTCACCTG GCCAGAGGGGCCAATGTATCAGATGTTCAGAAGCCAGTTCCTTGCTTTCTCCATCTACCAGA GCTTTGTTCAGTTCCTGCAGTATTATTACCAGAGTGGATGCTTATACAGGCTGCGAGCTTTGGGAGAGAGAAATCAGCTGGACCTCACAGTGG AGGGATTCCAGTCCTGGATGTGGAGAGGCCTCACTTTTCTTTTACCATTCCTCTTTTTTGGCCAT TTTTGGCAGCTCTACAACTCAGTGACCCTGTTTCGTTTGGGCCGACATGAGAACTGTAAGGAGTGGCAG GTATTTATGCTGGCACTGACATTTCTCGTCCTATTCCTGGGAAATTTTCTCACAACGGTGAAAGTCGTCCATCAGAAGGTtcagaaaaaacaggaaaaggtgCAAAAAAATGACTAA
- the rhof gene encoding rho-related GTP-binding protein RhoF produces the protein MTQNHAAGTANGTTKKGEELKIVIVGDGGCGKTSLLMVYAKGDFPEKYAPSVFEKYVTTISLGGKEIQLNLYDTAGQDDYDRLRPLSYQDADLILVCFDVTNPTSYENVMIKWHPEVKHFCRDTPVILIGCKTDLRKDKECARKLKAMNQAPITYTQGEETRQQMNAELYLECSAKYQENVEDIFRETTIRTLAFNRKQRKHKRKKKCVIL, from the exons ATGACACAAAACCATGCTGCTGGGACTGCTAATGGTACCACAAAGAAGGGAGAGGAACTTAAAATTGTGATAGTGGGAGATGGAGGCTGCGGGAAAACATCTCTTCTAATGGTTTATGCTAAAGGTGACTTTCCAGAG aaatatgcgCCATCAGTGTTTGAAAAATATGTCACCACTATCTCTCTTGGAGGAAAAGAGATTCAGCTCAACCTGTATGACACAGCTG GACAGGATGACTATGACAGACTGCGTCCGCTTTCATACCAAGACGCCGATCTGATTTTAGTCTGCTTTGATGTGACCAACCCCACCAGCTATGAGAATGTTATGATAAAG TGGCACCCAGAGGTGAAGCACTTCTGTCGGGACACTCCGGtcattctgattggctgcaagaCGGACCTCAGGAAGGATAAAGAGTGTGCAAGGAAGCTCAAGGCCATGAATCAGGCTcccatcacatacacacag GGTGAAGAGACACGGCAGCAGATGAATGCAGAGCTCTATCTCGAGTGTTCGGCGAAGTATCAGGAGAACGTGGAAGACATTTTCAGGGAGACCACTATAAGAACTTTGGCCTTCAATcgaaaacaaaggaaacacaagaggaagaagaaatgtgtcattttgtga